In Notamacropus eugenii isolate mMacEug1 chromosome 1, mMacEug1.pri_v2, whole genome shotgun sequence, one genomic interval encodes:
- the INKA1 gene encoding PAK4-inhibitor INKA1 isoform X2: MQGPSQPPPPEPANGPRPCHPPRASDASEADSACCLEEEEEEGAALSPCERTLDWDSGYSEVSGSTWRDEDRPVLRRVGRLRGRASPSPGRRPRPKSTSDICLEQWRGLEAEDWTACLLSRSRSRQPLVLGDNCFADLVENWMELPEAVGEGCPAAAPRWLGKPHHFLLNLSDHLRRRLGGGGGRGGGQARGSSGAGAAPQRSGPASMAAKRLSCPPAPGCPLPSPDLASDFTHFAALMRSRSRQPIICNDVIGYI; encoded by the coding sequence ATGCAGGGTCCCTCACAGCCACCCCCACCAGAGCCAGCCAACGGCCCCAGGCCCTGCCATCCCCCACGAGCCTCGGACGCCTCAGAAGCAGACTCAGCCTGCTGcctagaagaggaggaagaggagggggctGCACTGTCCCCCTGTGAACGCACCCTGGACTGGGACTCAGGCTATTCAGAGGTGTCGGGGAGCACCTGGAGGGATGAGGATCGGCCAGTGCTCAGGAGGGTGGGCCGCCTGCGGGGCCGGGCCAGCCCCTCACCTGGACGTCGGCCCCGCCCCAAATCTACTTCGGACATCTGCCTGGAGCAGTGGCGGGGACTAGAGGCCGAGGACTGGACAGCCTGCCTACTGTCCCGGAGTCGCAGCCGCCAGCCCCTGGTGCTAGGGGATAACTGCTTCGCGGACCTGGTGGAGAACTGGATGGAGCTGCCTGAGGCAGTGGGGGAAGGGTGCCCGGCGGCGGCCCCCCGCTGGTTGGGAAAGCCCCACCACTTCTTGCTTAACCTCTCGGACCATCTCAGGCGCAggctgggtgggggtgggggccgGGGCGGGGGCCAGGCCCGGGGTTCCTCTGGAGCCGGGGCAGCCCCCCAGAGGAGCGGCCCGGCATCCATGGCCGCCAAGCGCCTGTCCTGCCCCCCTGCCCCTGGGTGCCCCCTCCCCTCGCCGGACCTTGCCTCAGACTTTACTCACTTCGCTGCTCTTATGAGGAGCCGCAGCCGCCAGCCCATCATCTGCAATGACGTCATTGGCTACATTTGA
- the INKA1 gene encoding PAK4-inhibitor INKA1 isoform X1, with translation MRSSRLDSFLGQFRLELLCGREEPGSPRMQGPSQPPPPEPANGPRPCHPPRASDASEADSACCLEEEEEEGAALSPCERTLDWDSGYSEVSGSTWRDEDRPVLRRVGRLRGRASPSPGRRPRPKSTSDICLEQWRGLEAEDWTACLLSRSRSRQPLVLGDNCFADLVENWMELPEAVGEGCPAAAPRWLGKPHHFLLNLSDHLRRRLGGGGGRGGGQARGSSGAGAAPQRSGPASMAAKRLSCPPAPGCPLPSPDLASDFTHFAALMRSRSRQPIICNDVIGYI, from the coding sequence CTGTGCGGGCGGGAAGAGCCAGGCTCCCCACGGATGCAGGGTCCCTCACAGCCACCCCCACCAGAGCCAGCCAACGGCCCCAGGCCCTGCCATCCCCCACGAGCCTCGGACGCCTCAGAAGCAGACTCAGCCTGCTGcctagaagaggaggaagaggagggggctGCACTGTCCCCCTGTGAACGCACCCTGGACTGGGACTCAGGCTATTCAGAGGTGTCGGGGAGCACCTGGAGGGATGAGGATCGGCCAGTGCTCAGGAGGGTGGGCCGCCTGCGGGGCCGGGCCAGCCCCTCACCTGGACGTCGGCCCCGCCCCAAATCTACTTCGGACATCTGCCTGGAGCAGTGGCGGGGACTAGAGGCCGAGGACTGGACAGCCTGCCTACTGTCCCGGAGTCGCAGCCGCCAGCCCCTGGTGCTAGGGGATAACTGCTTCGCGGACCTGGTGGAGAACTGGATGGAGCTGCCTGAGGCAGTGGGGGAAGGGTGCCCGGCGGCGGCCCCCCGCTGGTTGGGAAAGCCCCACCACTTCTTGCTTAACCTCTCGGACCATCTCAGGCGCAggctgggtgggggtgggggccgGGGCGGGGGCCAGGCCCGGGGTTCCTCTGGAGCCGGGGCAGCCCCCCAGAGGAGCGGCCCGGCATCCATGGCCGCCAAGCGCCTGTCCTGCCCCCCTGCCCCTGGGTGCCCCCTCCCCTCGCCGGACCTTGCCTCAGACTTTACTCACTTCGCTGCTCTTATGAGGAGCCGCAGCCGCCAGCCCATCATCTGCAATGACGTCATTGGCTACATTTGA